A region from the Serinibacter arcticus genome encodes:
- a CDS encoding S16 family serine protease — MLTVTRDGEEVDLDITTGDDEQGGSTLGVLINPTHTFPVDIHIEISDIGGSSAGTMFALGIMDRLTPGDQTGGEVIAGTGTMDLDGNVGPIGGIVQKMNGSVRDGAEYFLAPAANCADVVGNVPDGLQVIRVETLDEAWTAVQAVGTDEAADLPTCS, encoded by the coding sequence GTGCTCACGGTGACCCGCGACGGCGAGGAGGTCGACCTCGACATCACGACGGGCGACGACGAGCAGGGCGGGAGCACGCTCGGCGTCCTCATCAACCCGACGCACACGTTCCCCGTCGACATCCACATCGAGATCAGCGACATCGGCGGCTCCAGCGCCGGCACGATGTTCGCGCTCGGGATCATGGACCGCCTCACGCCGGGGGACCAGACCGGCGGCGAGGTCATCGCCGGCACGGGGACGATGGACCTCGACGGCAACGTCGGTCCCATCGGCGGCATCGTGCAGAAGATGAACGGCTCGGTGCGCGACGGCGCCGAGTACTTCCTCGCCCCGGCGGCCAACTGTGCCGACGTCGTGGGCAACGTGCCCGACGGTCTCCAGGTCATCAGGGTGGAGACGCTGGACGAGGCGTGGACCGCGGTGCAGGCTGTCGGCACCGACGAGGCCGCCGACCTGCCGACGTGCAGCTGA
- a CDS encoding SdrD B-like domain-containing protein, whose protein sequence is MAALAALTLTAGVAAPAIGETATPATPLGEVATGGEAEAESRLPQETAPDSDASEASTEAPDSGQLGETAVAPEPSAPSTSVPAAAERAVASAVALAVGDGTLSVTLTQVTGTEPFDGDDAAGNDSSPTNDVVRTNDSVTYTVGLRVEGADQTSPTMTFVLPKGEELLSLPPFCVIGSSVTPGTLPAPAIPVTMTSWEALPQQTVTCVVEDRAAGSSLDYKFVSKVRPEVPNGTVLGPIAVSATSTEVTEPAVSGPVSHSVSAAANFDVSKRTRSGSDNAGPFYQNYRICSFDAARLCTRMEFPLTMEAPAGGKGITPLASPVVVTEDLRPDAFFGAGTTVSPAWLAAGPDALERYAPRLTMCAPGYAMNLYGEIPDPSVRAGNSAASAVRDSGTITCAQPALGTPVDIAFTGADTTGYTVPTLTSGTAPLPADSGYVLSTVVVIEVPFDAVRDLGEEIDDSYTLNWRNHYSQVQANAIDGNPNQGERPENNVRTGTTKFDGGSGSFSLGKGFSGVTNAPGNTPTGQFTSWEFQGPPGSSSWRDGNTVVLPGQTVLSNLTVSHDILPMSGAEFSRTFVSCDVWDSTKLAMPVSFDLPATTQTRVQFASNGSPAWVSSVIQDSWWASADGLDNLKIEYGYTADPGSAEKSACNTGTWATSPGAVPGASVVDGNWQGVNRVRFAFSDEGGTTGTQITVNFSIAMRVLASAGPNGTVIPNFASLQTKAGAHSLDEAVAAPDTTHNSSYVPATNAGNQGDRLVVGQASARIKKFVRNPTSGEFQSSGAPQYTAGSAVAYRLTPTLTADGSASGLTQNVTVEDCLPPYQQFVSSTRESGAAITPVVVQSGSPAGAEVTCAATQTYVKWDLGSQEINKVIDPIVYEVEITATARNGVYTNTAVIAATGDPTGVRARTSTAQIQLVVPTGIKISKTVDKPVIEVNPSSVSNPRTLTWTVAFANIDAPANVENVDIVDVLPANGLNGNDYQGSLVLESVTPTAGDGIAVLYTRAPSASLSSDPDHASNTASGATVWCDAISGDVVSGSGSAADCPQTSSEVTGLRFQRPGAFTPEQDFAVAITMTPVGNAQGDLYRNITSGRVDGVSQGVGPAIRTVAVVSSSIGDRVWFDANADGLQSEGESGVAGVPVTLTGTDVDGNAVTLATVTGADGSYLFADLASGTYVVTFDEAWVKANHYDFTQRYQGEDAGIDSDADLATGASGEIVLGIDADRPDVDAGLVQPVGSLVVVKQLTGAGVALAGDTFAFDVVCTSRGVEVYSGEVELTRSGEESELTSEPITGLPVGAECMVTETATGGADEVPAPVTVTITRDVQVSPVLAVVVNEFSAGTISVSKVLDGPYADHADVVDREFTLLVTCEIEIDVEGEPQLGTLVSQSVTLRGGETLTLVDAEGIEVLLPLGATCFVEETDAGGADETTIEHGSFETGAVVTGNPEELQELTVSAVNTFTTDPNPPVTPPTTPPVTPPTTPPVTPPTTPAVTPPTTALPHTGADVLGFAGIAALLVAGGLAALVVRRRRAAVQD, encoded by the coding sequence ATGGCAGCGCTCGCGGCACTGACGCTGACGGCGGGGGTGGCTGCACCGGCGATCGGTGAGACCGCCACGCCTGCCACCCCGCTCGGTGAGGTGGCGACCGGCGGGGAGGCTGAGGCCGAGAGCCGCCTTCCGCAAGAGACCGCGCCGGACTCCGACGCCAGCGAGGCGTCGACGGAGGCTCCGGACTCCGGCCAGCTCGGAGAGACCGCGGTCGCGCCGGAGCCCAGCGCACCGTCCACGAGTGTGCCGGCAGCGGCGGAGCGCGCCGTGGCCAGCGCTGTCGCGCTCGCCGTCGGTGACGGGACGCTGTCGGTGACGCTGACCCAGGTGACCGGCACGGAGCCGTTCGACGGCGACGACGCCGCAGGCAACGACTCCAGCCCCACCAACGACGTGGTGCGGACGAACGACTCGGTGACCTACACGGTCGGACTGCGCGTCGAGGGCGCCGACCAGACCAGCCCGACGATGACGTTCGTGCTCCCCAAGGGAGAGGAGCTCCTGTCGCTGCCGCCCTTCTGCGTCATCGGCTCGTCGGTGACGCCCGGGACGCTGCCCGCCCCGGCCATCCCGGTGACCATGACGTCGTGGGAGGCGCTGCCGCAGCAGACCGTGACCTGTGTGGTCGAGGACCGCGCGGCTGGCAGCTCCCTCGACTACAAGTTCGTCTCCAAGGTCCGTCCCGAGGTTCCGAACGGCACCGTTCTCGGTCCGATCGCGGTCTCGGCGACCTCGACCGAGGTGACCGAGCCCGCCGTGTCAGGGCCGGTCTCCCACTCGGTCTCGGCTGCCGCGAACTTCGACGTCTCCAAGCGCACGCGCAGCGGTTCGGACAACGCCGGGCCGTTCTACCAGAACTACCGGATCTGCTCGTTCGACGCCGCCCGGCTCTGCACGAGGATGGAGTTTCCGCTCACCATGGAGGCTCCCGCAGGCGGCAAGGGGATCACACCCCTGGCCTCCCCGGTCGTGGTGACGGAGGACCTCCGGCCGGACGCGTTCTTCGGTGCCGGTACGACGGTTTCGCCCGCATGGCTGGCGGCCGGTCCGGATGCCCTGGAGCGGTACGCGCCGCGCTTGACGATGTGCGCGCCCGGTTACGCGATGAACCTCTATGGCGAGATCCCCGACCCGAGCGTTCGAGCGGGGAACTCCGCCGCGAGCGCCGTGCGCGACAGCGGCACGATCACCTGCGCCCAGCCCGCGCTGGGTACCCCGGTGGACATCGCGTTCACGGGCGCCGACACGACGGGCTACACCGTGCCGACGCTGACCTCCGGCACGGCTCCGCTCCCGGCGGACTCCGGTTACGTGCTCTCGACGGTCGTCGTCATCGAGGTGCCGTTCGACGCCGTGCGCGACCTCGGCGAGGAGATCGACGACAGCTACACCCTCAACTGGCGCAACCACTACTCCCAGGTGCAGGCGAACGCGATCGACGGCAACCCGAACCAGGGTGAGCGGCCGGAGAACAACGTGCGCACCGGCACGACCAAGTTCGACGGCGGCAGCGGGAGCTTCAGCCTGGGCAAGGGCTTCAGCGGCGTCACCAATGCGCCGGGCAACACACCGACCGGTCAGTTCACGAGTTGGGAGTTCCAGGGCCCGCCCGGCTCGTCGAGCTGGCGCGACGGCAACACCGTCGTGCTCCCTGGCCAGACCGTGCTGAGCAACCTGACGGTCTCGCACGACATCCTCCCGATGTCGGGGGCCGAGTTCTCACGCACCTTCGTCTCGTGCGACGTGTGGGACAGCACCAAGCTCGCCATGCCTGTGTCGTTCGATCTTCCTGCGACGACCCAGACGCGAGTGCAGTTCGCCTCGAACGGGTCGCCGGCCTGGGTCTCGAGCGTCATCCAGGACAGCTGGTGGGCCAGCGCCGACGGGCTCGACAACCTCAAGATCGAGTACGGCTACACCGCCGACCCCGGCAGCGCCGAGAAGTCCGCGTGCAACACCGGAACCTGGGCGACCAGCCCCGGAGCCGTCCCGGGCGCCTCGGTCGTGGACGGGAACTGGCAGGGTGTCAACCGCGTCCGGTTCGCGTTCAGCGACGAGGGCGGCACGACCGGGACCCAGATCACCGTGAACTTCTCGATCGCGATGCGGGTGCTGGCGAGCGCCGGCCCGAACGGCACCGTCATCCCCAACTTCGCGAGCCTGCAGACCAAGGCCGGCGCCCACAGCCTCGACGAGGCCGTGGCCGCTCCCGACACGACGCACAACTCCAGCTACGTCCCGGCGACGAACGCCGGCAATCAGGGCGACCGGCTGGTCGTGGGGCAGGCGTCAGCGCGGATCAAGAAGTTCGTGAGGAACCCCACGAGCGGTGAGTTCCAGAGCTCGGGGGCTCCCCAGTACACCGCCGGGTCGGCGGTCGCGTACCGGCTGACCCCGACGCTGACGGCGGATGGCTCGGCCAGCGGGCTCACACAGAACGTCACGGTCGAGGACTGCCTGCCGCCCTACCAGCAGTTCGTCTCCTCGACGCGTGAGAGCGGCGCGGCCATCACCCCGGTGGTCGTGCAGTCCGGCTCCCCAGCCGGTGCCGAGGTCACGTGCGCAGCTACCCAGACGTACGTGAAGTGGGACCTGGGATCGCAGGAGATCAACAAGGTGATCGATCCGATCGTGTACGAGGTCGAGATCACGGCGACCGCCCGCAACGGCGTCTACACGAACACGGCCGTGATCGCGGCCACCGGTGACCCCACGGGCGTGCGCGCTCGCACGTCGACGGCGCAGATCCAGCTCGTGGTGCCCACGGGTATCAAGATCTCCAAGACGGTCGACAAGCCCGTCATTGAGGTCAACCCCTCGTCGGTGTCGAACCCGCGCACCCTGACGTGGACGGTCGCGTTCGCGAACATCGACGCTCCCGCGAACGTGGAGAACGTGGACATCGTCGACGTGCTCCCGGCGAACGGTCTGAACGGGAACGACTACCAGGGCTCCCTGGTGCTCGAGTCCGTGACCCCGACGGCGGGTGACGGCATCGCGGTCCTGTACACCAGGGCGCCGTCCGCGTCGCTCAGCTCAGACCCCGACCACGCCTCCAACACGGCCTCGGGTGCCACGGTCTGGTGCGACGCGATCTCCGGGGACGTGGTCTCGGGTTCGGGCTCTGCTGCGGACTGCCCGCAGACGAGCTCCGAGGTGACCGGACTGCGGTTCCAACGTCCCGGTGCCTTCACGCCGGAGCAGGACTTCGCGGTCGCGATCACGATGACCCCGGTGGGCAACGCGCAGGGCGACCTGTACCGCAACATCACCTCGGGCCGGGTCGACGGGGTCTCCCAGGGTGTGGGCCCCGCCATCCGCACGGTGGCCGTGGTCTCCTCGAGCATCGGTGACCGGGTCTGGTTCGACGCGAACGCCGACGGCCTCCAGAGCGAGGGCGAGTCCGGGGTGGCCGGTGTGCCGGTGACCCTCACGGGGACGGACGTGGACGGCAACGCCGTCACGCTCGCGACCGTGACGGGGGCTGACGGGTCCTACCTGTTCGCCGACCTCGCCTCGGGCACGTACGTGGTGACGTTCGACGAGGCGTGGGTGAAGGCGAACCACTACGACTTCACCCAGCGCTACCAGGGCGAGGACGCCGGCATCGACTCCGACGCCGACCTCGCCACGGGTGCCAGCGGTGAGATCGTGCTGGGGATCGACGCCGATCGCCCCGACGTCGACGCCGGGCTGGTCCAGCCCGTCGGCTCGCTCGTGGTCGTGAAGCAGCTCACCGGCGCCGGCGTGGCGCTGGCGGGGGACACCTTCGCCTTCGACGTGGTCTGCACGAGCCGAGGCGTGGAGGTCTACTCCGGCGAGGTCGAGCTGACCCGCAGCGGTGAGGAGAGCGAGCTCACCTCGGAGCCGATCACGGGTCTGCCCGTCGGCGCCGAGTGCATGGTCACCGAGACCGCCACCGGTGGTGCCGACGAGGTGCCGGCGCCCGTGACCGTGACGATCACGAGGGATGTGCAGGTTAGCCCCGTGCTGGCCGTGGTGGTGAACGAGTTCTCCGCCGGGACGATCTCCGTGTCCAAGGTGCTGGACGGCCCCTACGCCGACCACGCCGACGTCGTGGACCGCGAGTTCACCCTCCTGGTCACGTGCGAAATCGAGATCGACGTCGAGGGCGAGCCCCAGCTGGGGACCCTGGTCTCGCAGTCGGTCACGCTCCGGGGCGGCGAGACGCTGACCCTGGTGGACGCCGAGGGCATCGAGGTGCTCCTGCCGCTCGGAGCCACGTGCTTCGTGGAGGAGACCGACGCCGGTGGCGCAGACGAGACCACGATCGAGCACGGCAGCTTCGAGACCGGTGCGGTGGTCACGGGCAACCCGGAGGAGCTGCAGGAGCTCACGGTCTCGGCCGTGAACACCTTCACGACCGACCCGAACCCGCCGGTCACCCCGCCGACGACGCCGCCGGTGACCCCGCCGACGACGCCGCCGGTGACCCCGCCGACGACGCCCGCGGTCACGCCGCCGACCACGGCGCTGCCGCACACGGGAGCCGACGTTCTCGGGTTCGCCGGGATCGCCGCGCTCCTGGTCGCCGGGGGACTGGCGGCCCTGGTGGTCCGACGCCGCCGGGCGGCCGTGCAGGACTGA
- a CDS encoding UPF0182 family protein yields the protein MTSAAPAKPARRRSALGPTILILAVLLVALFASAGLVTEWLWYSQLDVTQVLRTEWLTRAALFATGALVLGGSTWLNLHLAYRHRPVYAPATQEQRNLDRYREAVEPLRRGVLIGAPIVLGLFGGLAASSQWQTILVALNGETFNEVDPQFGMDLSFFLFTLPALRFAVSFLMAVVFIGLVAAVVTHYLYGGLQVGQGPHVSPAARVHLGVLAAVFTLLIAGSYWLDRYSLLAQEGERFDGAAYTDVSAVLPGREILAGIAIVVAVLFVVASVRGTWRLPAVAVALMLVAGIVVGAIYPALVQRFQVLPNEQDLEEPYIQRNIDATLAAYGLEDIERIDYQATTEAEVGALREDAEATASIRLMDPTIISQTFRQLQQIRQYYSFEQDLSVDRYDLDGQNADTVIAVRELNLNGLGANQRNWTNDHTVYTHGFGVVAAYGNTPGPGGQPEFFEGGIPSTGELGDYEPRIYFGQQSPDYSIVGAPEGTAPWEVDYPSDETDGEVLSTYTGDGGPQVSNPFLRALFAIRFGSQEILFSDRVTNESQVLFDRDPRVRVEKVAPFLTVDSSTYPAVIDTDGDGVGEVKWIVDAYTTSNSYPYSARQALEEATLDSTLVGANGQPLTVTQQPASVNYIRNSVKAVVDAYDGSVTLYTWDESDPVLQTWKNVYPDLIQPMSEMSGELMSHVRYPQDMFKVQRTLLNTYHVTDAGQFFAGSDFWRTPEDPTDDGTAPQPPYYLTLRMPEQEESSFSLTTSFILAAENRNVLRGFAAVDGDAGTVDGERAESYGRIRLLELSAGSAIPGPGQVQNNFDTDQAAANTLNILDSQGSQAVQGNLLTLPVGGGFLYVQPVYAQASSGTQYPLLRYVLVAFGDKIGFATTLDEALDQVFGGDSGADAGDAGIDPDVEVEPVDPGEDPTDGAGEEPTEQPTDGGTTAPVLPGTPQERLTTALDDAGTALADSRAAQVSGDWAAYGEAQADLADALERAIAAQDEISAAG from the coding sequence GTGACCTCCGCTGCGCCGGCCAAGCCGGCCCGCCGCCGTTCGGCCCTCGGGCCCACGATCCTCATCCTGGCCGTGCTCCTGGTCGCGCTCTTCGCGTCCGCGGGCCTCGTCACCGAGTGGCTCTGGTACAGCCAGCTCGATGTGACCCAGGTGCTCCGCACCGAGTGGCTGACCCGGGCGGCGCTCTTCGCCACCGGTGCCCTCGTGCTGGGCGGATCGACCTGGCTCAACCTCCACCTCGCCTACCGCCACCGTCCCGTGTACGCCCCGGCGACGCAGGAGCAGCGCAACCTCGACCGCTACCGCGAGGCCGTCGAGCCGCTGCGTCGCGGCGTGCTGATCGGCGCCCCGATCGTCCTCGGGCTGTTCGGCGGCCTCGCCGCGTCCAGCCAGTGGCAGACGATCCTGGTCGCGTTGAACGGCGAGACGTTCAACGAGGTCGACCCCCAGTTTGGGATGGACCTGTCGTTCTTCCTCTTCACGCTGCCGGCACTCCGGTTCGCGGTCTCCTTCCTCATGGCGGTCGTGTTCATCGGCCTGGTCGCCGCCGTCGTGACCCACTACCTGTACGGCGGCCTGCAGGTCGGCCAGGGCCCGCACGTCAGCCCCGCCGCCCGCGTCCACCTCGGCGTCCTGGCTGCGGTCTTCACGCTGCTGATCGCCGGGTCCTACTGGCTCGACCGGTACTCGCTGCTCGCGCAGGAGGGTGAACGCTTCGACGGCGCCGCGTACACCGACGTCTCCGCCGTCCTCCCCGGGCGCGAGATCCTGGCCGGCATCGCGATCGTCGTCGCCGTCCTCTTCGTGGTGGCCAGCGTGCGCGGCACGTGGCGGCTCCCCGCCGTCGCCGTCGCCCTGATGCTGGTGGCCGGGATCGTCGTGGGCGCCATCTACCCGGCGCTCGTGCAGCGCTTCCAGGTACTACCGAACGAGCAGGACCTGGAGGAGCCGTACATCCAGCGCAACATCGACGCGACGCTGGCCGCCTACGGACTCGAGGACATCGAGCGCATCGACTACCAGGCCACCACCGAGGCCGAGGTCGGCGCGCTCCGCGAGGACGCCGAGGCCACGGCCAGCATCCGCCTGATGGACCCGACGATCATCTCGCAGACGTTCCGCCAGCTGCAGCAGATCCGTCAGTACTACTCCTTCGAGCAGGACCTGTCGGTGGACCGCTACGACCTCGACGGCCAGAACGCCGACACGGTCATCGCCGTCCGCGAGCTGAACCTCAACGGGCTCGGCGCCAACCAGCGGAACTGGACGAACGACCACACCGTGTACACGCACGGGTTCGGCGTCGTCGCCGCCTACGGGAACACGCCCGGACCGGGCGGACAGCCCGAGTTCTTCGAGGGTGGCATCCCCAGCACCGGTGAGCTCGGCGACTACGAGCCGCGCATCTACTTCGGCCAGCAGTCCCCGGACTACTCGATCGTCGGGGCGCCGGAGGGCACCGCGCCGTGGGAGGTCGACTACCCCTCGGACGAGACCGACGGCGAGGTGCTGTCGACCTACACGGGTGACGGCGGTCCGCAGGTCTCCAACCCGTTCCTGCGCGCGCTGTTCGCGATCCGCTTCGGCAGCCAGGAGATCCTGTTCTCCGACCGCGTGACGAACGAGTCGCAGGTGCTGTTCGACCGCGACCCGCGCGTGCGCGTGGAGAAGGTCGCGCCGTTCCTCACGGTGGACTCCTCCACCTACCCGGCCGTCATCGACACCGACGGCGACGGCGTGGGCGAGGTCAAGTGGATCGTCGACGCGTACACGACGTCGAACTCCTACCCCTACTCGGCCCGTCAGGCGCTCGAGGAGGCCACGCTCGACTCGACGCTGGTGGGGGCCAACGGCCAGCCGCTGACGGTGACGCAGCAGCCCGCGTCCGTGAACTACATCCGCAACTCGGTCAAGGCCGTCGTTGACGCCTACGACGGCAGCGTCACGCTGTACACGTGGGACGAGAGCGACCCGGTCCTGCAGACGTGGAAGAACGTCTACCCCGACCTGATCCAGCCGATGTCGGAGATGTCCGGCGAGCTGATGAGCCACGTCCGCTACCCGCAGGACATGTTCAAGGTCCAGCGCACGCTGCTGAACACCTACCACGTGACCGACGCGGGGCAGTTCTTCGCCGGGTCGGACTTCTGGCGCACGCCGGAGGACCCGACCGACGACGGCACCGCGCCCCAGCCGCCGTACTACCTCACGCTCCGGATGCCGGAGCAGGAGGAGTCCTCGTTCTCGCTCACGACCTCGTTCATCCTCGCGGCCGAGAACCGCAACGTGCTGCGTGGCTTCGCGGCGGTGGACGGCGACGCCGGCACCGTCGACGGCGAGCGGGCCGAGAGCTACGGCCGTATCCGGCTGCTCGAGCTGTCAGCCGGTTCGGCGATCCCCGGACCCGGTCAGGTGCAGAACAACTTCGACACCGACCAGGCCGCGGCCAACACCCTGAACATCCTCGACTCCCAGGGGTCGCAGGCGGTCCAGGGCAACCTGCTGACGCTGCCCGTCGGCGGTGGGTTCCTCTACGTCCAGCCGGTGTACGCCCAGGCGTCCTCGGGCACCCAGTACCCGCTGCTGCGCTACGTGCTCGTGGCCTTCGGCGACAAGATCGGGTTCGCGACCACGCTCGACGAGGCGCTGGACCAGGTCTTCGGCGGCGACTCGGGGGCGGACGCCGGTGACGCCGGCATCGACCCCGACGTCGAGGTCGAGCCGGTCGACCCGGGTGAGGACCCGACCGACGGCGCAGGCGAGGAGCCCACGGAGCAGCCGACCGACGGCGGCACGACCGCCCCGGTCCTGCCCGGCACGCCCCAGGAGCGTCTGACCACGGCGCTCGACGACGCAGGCACCGCCCTCGCGGACTCGCGCGCCGCGCAGGTCAGCGGCGACTGGGCCGCGTACGGCGAGGCGCAGGCCGACCTGGCGGACGCTCTCGAGCGCGCGATCGCCGCGCAGGACGAGATCAGCGCCGCCGGCTGA
- a CDS encoding zinc-dependent metalloprotease, which translates to MSDDLSPDDARRTWQQLLQQMLGEEGAREAMEALEAGGFDPAQMAQAAGLPSDAAGMQAMMAQMQSMLASTGTEGVNWSLAHDIARQTAHQGGDPSVTAAESARTVSALSVADLWLDAATDLPPAGGTRSAWSRAQWVEATLETWKRLTGPVGSSVSDALATVLAQSEGLTGGMPELGGLGGPGGLGGLGGAGLDPAAMLRGLGGSVFGLQVGQAAGTLAREVFGSSDTGLPLLERPGTALVPRNVADFAEGLDAPTEEVLAFLAVRESAHARLYAHVPWLRAHILGLVEEYARGIRIDLERLEESVRTIDPSDPEALRSAISGGVFAPEVSPEQAGALERLETALALVEGWVEDVTARTVAPHLPHGVPLREMMRRRRAAGGPSEHVFSTLVGLQLRPRRLREAATLFATLVAEGGPEARDAVWAHPDLLPDAADLDAPTTFTARREEQGREDADFDAALADLLDGGTGAPPSAADDAGSGQNKDDEGDGGPAAP; encoded by the coding sequence ATGAGCGACGACCTCAGCCCCGACGACGCCCGCCGCACCTGGCAGCAGCTGCTCCAGCAGATGCTCGGTGAGGAGGGTGCCCGCGAGGCGATGGAGGCGCTCGAGGCCGGCGGTTTCGACCCGGCCCAGATGGCGCAGGCCGCAGGGCTGCCCTCCGACGCCGCCGGGATGCAGGCGATGATGGCGCAGATGCAGAGCATGCTGGCGTCCACGGGGACCGAGGGAGTCAACTGGTCGCTCGCCCACGACATCGCCCGCCAGACCGCCCACCAGGGCGGCGACCCCAGCGTGACCGCGGCCGAGAGCGCCCGGACCGTGTCCGCCCTCAGCGTCGCCGACCTCTGGCTCGACGCCGCGACCGACCTCCCGCCCGCCGGCGGCACCCGGTCCGCGTGGAGCCGGGCGCAGTGGGTCGAGGCGACGCTCGAGACCTGGAAGCGCCTCACGGGTCCGGTCGGATCCTCCGTCTCCGACGCCCTGGCCACCGTGCTCGCGCAGAGCGAGGGCCTGACGGGCGGGATGCCCGAGCTCGGCGGGCTGGGTGGTCCGGGCGGTCTGGGCGGTCTGGGTGGCGCCGGCCTCGATCCCGCCGCCATGCTGCGCGGCCTCGGCGGTTCCGTGTTCGGCCTGCAGGTCGGCCAGGCCGCCGGCACGCTCGCCCGCGAGGTCTTCGGCTCCTCCGACACCGGACTGCCGCTGCTCGAGCGCCCTGGCACCGCCCTCGTCCCGCGCAACGTCGCCGACTTCGCCGAGGGCCTCGACGCCCCAACGGAGGAGGTCCTCGCGTTCCTCGCGGTGCGGGAGAGCGCGCACGCCCGCCTCTACGCCCACGTCCCGTGGCTGCGCGCCCACATCCTCGGACTCGTCGAGGAGTACGCGCGCGGCATCAGGATCGACCTCGAGCGCCTGGAGGAGTCGGTGCGCACGATCGACCCGAGCGACCCCGAGGCCCTGCGCTCCGCGATCTCGGGCGGCGTGTTCGCTCCCGAGGTCTCGCCCGAGCAGGCCGGGGCGCTGGAACGCCTCGAGACCGCGCTCGCGCTCGTCGAGGGCTGGGTGGAGGACGTCACGGCCCGGACCGTCGCCCCGCACCTGCCGCACGGGGTGCCGCTGCGCGAGATGATGCGCCGGCGTCGCGCCGCCGGCGGCCCCTCCGAGCACGTCTTCTCCACGCTCGTCGGTCTGCAGCTGCGACCGCGCCGCCTGCGCGAGGCCGCCACCCTGTTCGCCACGCTGGTGGCCGAGGGCGGACCCGAGGCCCGCGACGCCGTGTGGGCGCACCCCGACCTGCTGCCGGACGCGGCCGACCTGGACGCCCCGACCACCTTCACCGCCCGCCGCGAGGAGCAGGGCCGCGAGGACGCCGACTTCGACGCCGCGCTCGCGGACCTGCTCGACGGCGGGACCGGGGCGCCCCCGTCGGCGGCCGACGACGCCGGCTCGGGTCAGAACAAGGACGACGAGGGCGACGGCGGTCCGGCCGCGCCGTGA
- a CDS encoding PPA1309 family protein, giving the protein MTETSPETSPEPASQPSSEFTAPQTAALARCVRETELHVATDGWDAPVRVFALVGTAAALAADPSLAAVLPDTGGDPHHLTAVEQEGLPEAASLEDLLAQLAWPDAVDGAAVVVERLVVPPAAESELPDDEEAAVAALAAHPDAQDVRIAVGVLRSGESWCALRSRAHDTDDQVAGGTDLVPGLVTALTATLA; this is encoded by the coding sequence ATGACCGAGACCTCCCCCGAGACCTCTCCCGAGCCGGCCTCCCAGCCCTCCTCCGAGTTCACGGCGCCGCAGACCGCCGCCCTCGCCCGGTGCGTGCGCGAGACCGAGCTGCACGTCGCCACGGACGGCTGGGACGCCCCCGTGCGGGTGTTCGCGCTCGTCGGCACCGCCGCGGCCCTCGCCGCCGACCCCTCGCTCGCCGCCGTGCTGCCCGACACCGGCGGCGACCCGCACCACCTCACCGCCGTGGAGCAGGAGGGGCTGCCGGAGGCGGCCTCGCTCGAGGACCTGCTGGCCCAGCTGGCGTGGCCGGACGCGGTGGACGGCGCCGCCGTCGTCGTCGAGCGCCTCGTCGTGCCGCCGGCGGCGGAGAGCGAGCTGCCCGACGACGAGGAGGCGGCCGTCGCGGCGCTCGCCGCCCACCCGGACGCGCAGGACGTGCGCATCGCCGTCGGCGTGCTGCGCAGCGGCGAGTCCTGGTGCGCGCTGCGATCCCGCGCGCACGACACCGACGACCAGGTCGCCGGCGGCACGGACCTCGTCCCCGGGCTGGTGACGGCGCTGACCGCGACGCTCGCCTGA
- a CDS encoding DinB family protein, translated as MSLPWTALLLSQLTWHWENQLRPRLEGLTDAEFLWRPVEDSWSIARAGESDAPMAVGSGEWLIDSAFPQPEPAPVTTIAWRVGHLLVGVLGARNASHFGAAPASYEDDDDPGTADEALRRLDEAYATWCDGVRGLDGAALAAPCGEGGFEQDPMAALVLHIHREVIHHGAEIALLRDLYLREG; from the coding sequence ATGTCCCTGCCCTGGACCGCCCTGCTCCTCAGCCAGCTGACGTGGCACTGGGAGAATCAGCTGCGCCCCCGCCTCGAGGGCCTCACCGACGCCGAGTTCCTCTGGCGTCCGGTCGAGGACTCCTGGTCGATCGCCCGCGCCGGCGAGTCGGACGCTCCGATGGCCGTCGGCTCGGGGGAGTGGCTCATCGACTCCGCGTTCCCGCAGCCCGAGCCGGCCCCGGTGACGACCATCGCGTGGCGCGTCGGCCACCTGCTCGTCGGCGTGCTCGGGGCGCGCAACGCCAGCCACTTCGGGGCCGCGCCGGCCTCCTACGAGGACGACGACGACCCCGGCACGGCCGACGAGGCGCTGCGCCGGCTGGACGAGGCCTACGCGACCTGGTGCGACGGCGTCCGCGGCCTCGACGGTGCCGCGCTCGCGGCGCCGTGCGGGGAGGGCGGGTTCGAGCAGGACCCGATGGCCGCGCTCGTGCTGCACATCCACCGCGAGGTCATCCACCACGGCGCGGAGATCGCGCTGCTGCGCGACCTGTACCTGCGCGAGGGCTGA